One genomic segment of Pedobacter endophyticus includes these proteins:
- a CDS encoding GlxA family transcriptional regulator: MKNIAILLTEQYKLLSVAAILDVFETANKFHTEKGMDAPYSLSVLNLGDTKDVVFGAYEAKSIRAEESYDLILIPAFTTDDIKNAVSKNAAFIPWLIKQYQQSAEIATVCTGAFLLGATGLLDGKVATTHVDASKAFAQAFPFVKLMADKTVTQDGKLYTSGGATSSFHLLLHLLQNHCGKEMAIKAAKIFAIDMDRHNQSYFSSFQPIRHHNDEIVASAQEKIETKYQDVATIEEMIRDIPSSRRNIVRRFKQVIGITPIEYLQQTRIEAAKKLLEQTTQQMTEVIYNSGYNDPKAFRKVFRKTVGMTPTEYRDKFKAR; this comes from the coding sequence ATGAAAAACATTGCCATTCTGCTTACCGAGCAATACAAGCTGCTGAGTGTAGCGGCTATTTTAGATGTATTTGAAACTGCAAACAAGTTCCACACCGAAAAAGGGATGGATGCACCGTACAGCCTCAGTGTGCTCAACCTCGGCGATACAAAGGATGTTGTGTTTGGTGCTTACGAAGCGAAATCGATTCGGGCGGAAGAAAGTTATGATCTGATATTGATTCCGGCATTTACTACGGACGATATTAAGAATGCGGTTTCGAAAAATGCGGCATTTATTCCGTGGCTGATTAAACAATATCAACAAAGTGCGGAGATTGCTACGGTTTGTACGGGGGCTTTTTTACTTGGCGCAACCGGTTTATTGGATGGAAAAGTTGCCACAACGCATGTCGACGCTTCTAAAGCCTTTGCACAAGCCTTTCCTTTTGTAAAATTAATGGCTGATAAAACCGTAACGCAAGATGGGAAACTATACACTAGTGGCGGCGCAACTTCGTCATTCCACCTGCTTTTACATTTGCTTCAAAATCATTGCGGAAAGGAGATGGCGATTAAAGCAGCGAAAATTTTCGCTATTGATATGGATCGGCACAACCAATCGTATTTTAGTTCGTTCCAACCGATTCGCCACCATAACGATGAGATTGTGGCCTCGGCTCAGGAGAAGATTGAAACTAAATATCAGGATGTTGCCACGATAGAAGAGATGATTAGAGACATTCCATCGAGCAGGCGAAATATTGTGAGGCGCTTTAAACAGGTGATTGGGATTACGCCGATTGAGTATTTGCAGCAAACGCGGATTGAGGCGGCAAAAAAGCTGTTGGAACAAACTACACAGCAAATGACAGAGGTAATTTACAATTCGGGGTACAACGACCCAAAGGCGTTTAGGAAA
- a CDS encoding DinB family protein gives MKTQPNSTKMYGIVVLYQMQTDFFLRALDGIDQKDAQNRLNTQANHIAWITGSVVSGRFYLAKLLGIDVQSETGDLFENNAGIIADATYPSLANFKKDWEKISAPLEVALTQVSDDKLNENVEMPGMQITLFDMISFTSYREANCIGQIALWRRLLGYQGMKYM, from the coding sequence ATGAAAACCCAACCAAATAGTACCAAAATGTACGGCATAGTGGTGTTGTACCAAATGCAAACCGACTTTTTTTTGCGGGCATTGGATGGCATCGATCAAAAAGATGCGCAAAACCGATTAAATACCCAGGCCAACCACATCGCGTGGATTACCGGAAGCGTAGTTTCAGGAAGATTTTATCTGGCCAAATTGTTGGGAATTGATGTGCAAAGCGAAACCGGTGATTTATTTGAAAACAACGCAGGCATTATCGCCGATGCCACTTATCCGAGCCTTGCCAACTTTAAAAAAGACTGGGAGAAAATTTCGGCCCCGCTGGAGGTTGCTTTAACGCAGGTATCGGATGATAAATTGAACGAAAACGTTGAAATGCCCGGTATGCAAATTACGCTTTTCGACATGATCAGTTTTACCAGTTACAGAGAAGCAAATTGCATTGGGCAAATTGCGCTTTGGCGCAGGCTATTAGGGTACCAAGGCATGAAATATATGTAG
- a CDS encoding DinB family protein, translating to MEKINREMGQSLLALENLLTKVDPTDINKIPFEGSWTAGELVQHLILSNGGFVEVVNGSATETSRPADMKISEIRDIFLNFGVKFDSPEFICPEKKDYDKLLQLNELRRIRAELGKAIQTLDLTKTCNSFELPGMGYLTRMEAMYFVLYHTQRHTRQLENIYSNLV from the coding sequence ATGGAAAAAATAAATCGCGAAATGGGCCAATCGTTGCTGGCACTCGAAAACTTGTTAACCAAAGTTGATCCCACCGACATCAATAAAATACCTTTCGAGGGAAGTTGGACAGCCGGTGAGCTTGTGCAACACCTTATTTTGTCGAATGGAGGTTTTGTAGAAGTCGTAAACGGATCGGCAACCGAAACGAGCAGGCCCGCCGATATGAAAATTTCGGAAATCAGAGATATCTTTTTAAATTTTGGTGTCAAGTTCGATTCGCCGGAATTTATTTGCCCCGAGAAAAAGGATTACGATAAGCTGCTGCAACTTAACGAACTCCGGCGCATCAGGGCCGAGCTGGGCAAAGCCATCCAAACACTCGATTTAACCAAAACCTGCAATTCGTTCGAGCTTCCTGGAATGGGCTATTTAACCCGTATGGAAGCCATGTACTTTGTACTTTACCATACCCAAAGGCATACCAGGCAGTTGGAAAACATTTACAGCAATTTAGTATGA
- a CDS encoding VOC family protein, with translation MATLNTYLNFNGNTEEAFNFYKSVFGGEFLVVQRFGDTPGCDGMPSTDKEKIMHIALPVGPNILMGTDVTQPMPAATLGTGISISVDAASEEEAKALFEGLSAGGTVTMPLEKAFWGALFGMATDKYGIQWMVNHDYDKTDK, from the coding sequence ATGGCAACATTAAACACTTATTTAAACTTCAATGGTAACACCGAAGAGGCGTTCAACTTTTACAAATCAGTTTTTGGCGGCGAATTTTTAGTTGTTCAACGCTTTGGCGACACACCGGGCTGCGACGGAATGCCGTCGACCGATAAAGAGAAAATTATGCACATTGCACTTCCCGTGGGGCCAAACATACTTATGGGTACCGACGTTACGCAACCCATGCCCGCCGCAACCCTTGGTACGGGTATCTCAATATCTGTTGATGCTGCGAGCGAGGAAGAGGCCAAAGCCTTATTCGAAGGTTTATCTGCTGGCGGAACAGTAACAATGCCCCTCGAAAAAGCTTTTTGGGGTGCGCTGTTTGGTATGGCTACCGACAAATATGGCATCCAGTGGATGGTGAATCACGATTACGATAAAACAGATAAATAG
- a CDS encoding DoxX family membrane protein — translation MKIAVIIARVLLGVMFLFGAITYFFNIKVGEMPKMSADQTTFMAGVMASKYLMTLIKGTELVSGILLLIGRTAPLAAILIFPVTLNIFLYHAFLGPEQLPMVGAMLLINLFLFYAYRHKYLPIIAK, via the coding sequence ATGAAAATTGCGGTAATTATTGCCAGAGTTTTACTGGGTGTGATGTTCCTTTTCGGGGCCATCACCTATTTTTTTAACATAAAAGTGGGCGAGATGCCCAAAATGTCTGCCGATCAAACCACGTTTATGGCTGGCGTTATGGCATCGAAATATTTGATGACGCTAATTAAGGGCACAGAACTGGTTTCGGGTATTTTATTGTTAATTGGAAGAACAGCGCCGTTGGCGGCAATTCTTATTTTTCCGGTAACGTTAAACATATTTTTGTACCACGCTTTTTTGGGGCCAGAGCAATTGCCCATGGTGGGTGCAATGTTGCTCATCAACTTGTTCTTATTTTATGCTTATCGCCATAAGTATTTGCCAATAATTGCGAAATAG